A genomic region of Rhipicephalus sanguineus isolate Rsan-2018 chromosome 1, BIME_Rsan_1.4, whole genome shotgun sequence contains the following coding sequences:
- the LOC119400609 gene encoding protein catecholamines up produces MSPSRTALLITLVALVSVELRLVGAHYHSDHDHDHEHDHDHEHVHEPAAFKYSRAANEPHVADAAAGSEAHHHSHGHVASSSHSHASEAPKKKPIRSFEETAFLWGRALGSTLLISVAPFLILFFIPIDSRSGHESLLKVLLSFASGGLLGDAFLHLIPHALMPHSSEEDSGTTHAGHSHGHGSGSSHAHRHSHSHHHGHDHSHGPHDMSVGLWVLAGILAFLMVEKFVRMIKGGHSHSHEHAHEHVHEEHRADDRVPSGTGEADTKPTGKCDGESSGTENEASAALVHRKKAKLDSTEVEKSTTDGEKRASDIKVAAYLNLAADFTHNFTDGLAIGASYIAGNTAGFISTVTILLHEVPHEIGDFAILVQSGYSKRKAMCMQLVTAVGCLSGTLCSLIADGVSSSANLWVLPFTAGGFIYIATVSVIPELLENTRLWQSVKEIFALLLGVSMMALLTQFE; encoded by the exons ATGTCTCCAAGCAGAACAGCGTTGTTAATAACGCTTGTCGCGCTAGTCAGTGTCGAACTCCGGCTAGTAGGGGCCCACTACCACAGTGACCACGATCATGACCACGAGCATGACCACGATCACGAACACGTCCACGAACCCGCAGCGTTCAAGTACTCACGTGCCGCCAACGAGCCGCACGTTGCAGATGCTGCAGCTGGCAGCGAGGCACACCATCACTCCCATGGACACGTAGCATCGTCTTCTCATTCCCATGCGTCGGAGGCTCCCAAGAAGAAACCGATCCGATCATTCGAAGAGACTGCTTTTCTGTGGGGCCGCGCTCTCGGTTCCACACTGCTGATTAGTGTCGCACCGTTTCTGATCTTATTCTTCATTCCTATCGACTCGCGCTCTGGCCATGAGTCGCTGCTCAAGGTTCTTCTTAGCTTCGCATCGGGGGGACTGCTTGGCGATGCGTTCCTCCACCTCATTCCGCATGCGCTGATGCCGCACAGCAGTGAAGAGGACTCTGGTACTACACACGCAGGTCATAGCCATGGTCATGGCTCTGGGAGCAGTCATGCCCACAGGCATTCCCACAGTCACCACCACGGGCACGACCATTCTCACGGGCCTCATGACATGAGCGTCGGTTTGTGGGTGCTCGCCGGTATTCTCGCTTTCCTCATGGTTGAAAAATTTGTGCGCATGATCAAGGGTGGCCACAGTCACAGTCATGAACACGCCCACGAACATGTTCACGAAGAACATCGTGCCGACGACCGGGTTCCATCGGGAACCGGCGAAGCTGACACAAAGCCCACTGGAAAGTGTGACGGAGAGTCCAGTGGCACGGAGAACGAGGCATCCGCCGCCTTGGTGCACAGAAAGAAGGCCAAACTAGACAGCACGGAAGTGGAAAAAAGCACTACTGATGGTG AGAAACGGGCATCAGACATCAAAGTAGCTGCCTATTTGAACTTGGCTGCTGACTTTACGCACAATTTCACGGATGGCCTGGCGATTGGTGCATCGTATATTGCTGGCAATACAGCAGGCTTTATATCTACTGTCACGATTCTTCTGCATGAGGTGCCGCATGAAATTGGAGATTTCGCCATCCTGGTGCAGTCGGGCTACAGCAAACGCAAA GCTATGTGCATGCAGCTGGTGACAGCAGTGGGATGCCTTAGTGGCACACTGTGCAGTCTCATTGCTGATGGGGTTAGCAGCAGTGCCAATCTATGGGTGCTGCCCTTCACGGCTGGCGGGTTTATCTACATTGCCACCGTCTCAGTCATTCCTGAGCTGCTGGAGAACACACGGCTGTGGCAGTCGGTCAAGGAGATATTCGCACTGCTGCTTGGTGTGTCCATGATGGCGCTACTCACCCAGTTTGAGTAA